The DNA segment AAGTCATTTATCGGACAAAAGTATGAAGATTCAACATCGGGCTATTCAGGACGAACAAAAAATGGAGCGTCGTCAGGAGATTCTTTCTGCGGCACAGAAATTACTGGAAGACAATGGCCCCAATCTTCCAGCCGTACAGGACATAGCCACACAGGCTGGTATGGCTAAGGGGACGGTATATCTGTATTTCAAGACAAAGGAAGAAATATTTTTTTCATTGCTGGAAATACAAGTTCAAAAATGGCTGGACGAAATTGATAAAGTATTGGAGGGCGCACCCAATGAGGTCAGTGTGGATCAGGTTGTTTCCGTGCTGTATCAATATGTGTTGAACAGACCCTATGTGCTTCATCTGACCAATATATTTTATGGAGTCCTGCAACCAAAGATTTCCCCCAAAGCAGTTTCCCGTTATCAACGTAATATCGCAAAACGGGTCTACAAAGGTGGACGCTCCATTGAGCGTGTGTTTCCAACTCTGAAAAACGGACAAGGGTTTCATTTGCTACTCAGCAGTTATGCCTTGATGGTGGGGTTCTGGCAACTGGCTGAGCCTGTGTCTACGGCACTCCCCGCCGTTAAACTGGTCGGCATAGTGATTGATTTTAATTTTGAAAAAGATTTAAAAGAAGCACTGAGTCGCTTGTGGAAAGGGAGTTTAACCCCTTGATTTCACGCCAAACAATTAGGGATTAATATGAAGACATCTATGAAACAAGAACAGAAATATGATTATGACTATATCGTGATCGGCAGTGGTTTCGGTGGATCGGTTTCAGCATTGAGACTGGCTGAAAAAGGTTACAACGTGTTGGTGATTGAAAAAGGAAAATGGTACAAACCACTGGATTTCGCAAAAACCAACTGGGATCTGAAACGCTGGATGTGGATGCCGGCCGCCAGGTTTTATGGAATTTTCAAAATGAGCCTGTTTCAGCATGTTTCCATTCTTTCCGGGGTGGGCGTTGGCGGTGGTTCGCTGGTGTATGCCAATACGTTGCCTGTGCCAAAAGAGAAATTTTATAAAACCGGTGCCTGGGCTCATCTGGGGGACTGGGAAAAAGAATTAAAACCTTACTATGACCTGGCCTTGAAAATGCTGGGTGCCACGCCCAATCCGGAAATGCAGGTAGGCGATAAAGTTCTTGAGCGGATCGCGAAAGACATGGGGCGGGAAGCTCATTATGGCCCTACAAATGTTGCCGTATTTTTTGGAAAACCGGAGAAAACAGTGAAAGATCCCTATTTTGGTGGAGAAGGACCAGAACGGACAGGATGTAATTTTTGTGGCAGTTGCATGGTCGGTTGCCGGGTCGGCGCAAAAAACACCCTTGATAAAAATTATTTGTATCTGGCCCAGAAAAAAGGAGCCAAAATTCAGGCTGAAACGCAGGTGTATGATGTGGTGCCACTGGATGAAGCCGACGGATCCACTGGATACAAGGTTAAATGTGA comes from the SAR324 cluster bacterium genome and includes:
- a CDS encoding TetR/AcrR family transcriptional regulator, producing the protein MKIQHRAIQDEQKMERRQEILSAAQKLLEDNGPNLPAVQDIATQAGMAKGTVYLYFKTKEEIFFSLLEIQVQKWLDEIDKVLEGAPNEVSVDQVVSVLYQYVLNRPYVLHLTNIFYGVLQPKISPKAVSRYQRNIAKRVYKGGRSIERVFPTLKNGQGFHLLLSSYALMVGFWQLAEPVSTALPAVKLVGIVIDFNFEKDLKEALSRLWKGSLTP